In Brettanomyces bruxellensis chromosome 7, complete sequence, the sequence TGAGATTTTCACTAAGATGCGTTCTTTAAATTCTTGGGGCATTAATTTGTTTCCCTCATTTCTCATTTCTCATTTCTCATTTCTCATTTCTCATTTCtcatttctcattttccaatttttttatttaattattttcgCTCCTGCTCTCGTGCATTCTCCCAGTTTTAAATTTATGAAAACACGTATTTCCTTTCATTAGACCAAGCGTAACATCAAAACTAATTcaccttcattttttgttgaagaaCGGAAGGCAAAAATGGGCTCACTAAGATCATTCATCAGGGCTGTGCGTTCCAGCCGGACCATTGCCGATGAAAGGGCTGTTATAAGAAAGGAATCAGCTAAAGTTAGAACTGCATTCAGAGATCCACATTTGGATGAGCCACATTTAAGGAAAAACATTGAGAAATTGCTCTACCTCTACATATTGGGCGAGCCAACATCATTTGGACAGGTCGAATGTCTTAAGTTACTTACTTCAAGGTCGTACATCAACAAAAGGTTAGGATATTTGGCCGCTATGCTTATTTTGGATGagaatcaagaaattcttACGCTTCTAACCAATTCGTTGGATATTGACATCAAAAGCACAAACCCATATGTTGCGGGCTTGGCATTATGTACATTGGGAAATATTGCATCTCCGGAATTGGCTAAAGATTTGTATGCTGACGTGGACAGAATGTTAGACAACGATCCAAATCACAGCAGCAACATATCAACTCCATATTTGAGGAAAAAGGCTACAATTGTTGCGGCAAAGCTTATAGATAAGGACCCTGATCTTTCCGAGCTGTTTATAGGACGTATTCCAATGCTTTTGAGGGAAAAATCGCACGGCGTTCTTCTTGGTGCTTTGCATCTTGTTAGGGAGACCTTTATTCACGATCCAACATCTCGTGAAATACTTCGCAAACAGGCTCCAGTGATTCTTTCACACCTTCGCTTTTTGGTAAGTACAGGCTACTCTCCAGAATATGATGTGCGCTCTGTTCCGGATCCTTTTCTTTACTGTTCATTATTACAAACACTCCGATGTCTTTTAGATAAGGATGACAACAATCCAAATCTTGAGGCTCTCAACGACTTACTTGCTCAAGTTTGTGCTCGTCTCGAGAACTCAAAAGGCCCAGGATACGCTGTTTTATACGAAGCAGTACAAACAATATTTGCAATAAATTCGGATTCCTCGTTGAAGGTGCTAGGAATCAACATTCTTAGTAAATTCCTTTCATTAAAGGACAACAACACTAGATACGTGGCATTGAACACATTACTGAGTGTTATAGAATATGAACCACTTGCAGTTCAGCGTCACAGGAATATTGTTGTTGGATGTTTACAGGACGGTGATATCTCCATAAGGAGACGTGCTTTAGAACTTACCTTTGCAATTATGaataatcaaaatatcCGCATGCTTACGAAAGAGTTGCTCAAATTCTTGGGTAGATCGGAGGAGGATAACGACTTGAAATCATATATAACGACACAGTTCACTTTGGCTTGCTATAAGTACTCACCAGGACTCGAATGGACATTCCACACACTTATCCAATTGCTTGAAAAGGCAGGAGATTATTTTTCAGATGATATTTTATCAAGTATTCTTGCTCTCACTATGCAGAATGAAGATAAGGAACTCACAAAGAAGCTTGTAATTCATTTGATTGCCGCATCATCTTCACCCGACGCGGCTTCCGAGTTTGGACTATCGTTAATCACAATTTGGTGTCTTGGTGAATACGGAGACCTCGTTGTAGGTGTGCCAAATtataaaagtgaaaaacTAATTACGGAGAAGCAGGAAGTGGATCAGCTTGAGCTACTATTAAACGCATCAATTCTTAAGAAGAGTTCAAGAAGGGACCAGATCCGGCTTTACATTCTTACGGCATCCCTTAAATTATCCTCACGATTCAAATCAGCTAAGCAGATTGAACATTTACGCCAAATGATCAACAAGTTCAAGAATGATACGAACTTGGAAATACAGATCCGTGCAATCGAGTATACAGAAATCTTTActgaaacaaaaacaattaAGAGGGGTCTTTTGGAAAGGATGCCTCCACCTCCAAGAAAGGAACATCAAGGCATTGCTTTGTTTGACAGAGAAGCAGGTAGGGAGAAGACATCAAGTGGAGAGAGTGATCAGAAAAAAGACACCGGTGAAATGTTATTGGATCTTCtcgatgatgaagataatgtAGATGATCAGAAAGCGGAAGAGAGTACTTCTGGAAATGCTGAAATATCTGAATCAAAGAACGGTGCTCTTGACATACtaaatgatatttttgGTGATACTGGAATGTCTCACAATGCACAGCAACCAGCTAAAAAACAAAGCACTTCAAATAAGGACATTCTAGACTTGTTCGGAAGTGTTGGAGGTGCTTCAACCACCAAAAAGACAGAGGCAGTTGACAAAATAAGTATTCCAGAAACGGCAATTACCGCTTATGATGatggaaatatatattgtGGTGTTGATGTGGAATCAATTGGGGATGGAAAGGCTAACCTAGATATTATAGTTAAGAATATTTCAAGTGCGAGTACAATAAACGGAATCACCGTTCTTTGTGCAGtgacaaaaaagcagaaactTGACTTGTCAGCATTAACTCAGCGGGAACTTGCACCTAAAAAACTTGGAAAGTTGAAAGCAAAGATTTTAGGACCTTCAGGTTCGAAAGTGAAACTGAGAGTGAGATTGAGCTATAATGTTGGTGGGGAGAAGATTCAAAGGCAATTTGACTTTGCCGGAATCCAGCAGCGTTTGTAAATCAAATTTATATAACATACTTGGATCCAATTGTATAGATAGGAAGTATGGGAATTAATGGTATGGGTAGCTgtgaaaattatatataatagaatgaaaatgaaaacaaaaaaatgtagCGGTTCCAATCTGAATTTTCAGTTATGTCAGCAGGCAGATATGCAAACGAGCGAGAGGGGCGAACAAAACAMAAAAAAAACggacaaaacaaataagaaattaaaatgtgacagaaaaaaaaaagtagatTGCGAGGAAAAGTTGGAAAGACTCGTAACACTTAGCTGATTGATATAATTGCACATTTCATACATcttatatatttattatagaTCTGTCATCTACCTTAGCCAGGAAAGGGTTATAACTTAATTCAAAACATACGGCATAACAACTTTTGAAGATGGATTTTAAATCAGTTCAGGATCAACTGCAGGGTGCTTTCAATGCAATCGATGGGGtaagtaaagaaaaaagggagAGCTGAATGAAATGAAGATTTACCAAATTGTCtatttggaaagaaaattaagaaGAGACATGCTACAAAAAATGTATCGGGCAAGATATACTAACTGTACcatcacaattttttttagaataCCAGAAACATTAAGGTCTTGGATGTATTCGAGCAGAAAACGCATCTCCCAAGGTCATACGCAGTGGTTGCTTTCGGTATCGTTTACCTTGTCATGATTTTCATGAACTTTGGAGGTATCGGAGAGCTTCTATCGAACATTGCAGGATTCATGTATCCATTTTACAGCTCCTTGAAAGCTTTGGAGACCAGCTCTAAAGATGACGATACCAGATTATTGACATACTGGGTCGTTTTTGCTTTCCTCAACCTGATTGAGTTCTGGTCCGGTGCCATTCTTTATTGGATCCCAGCATACTTTTTGTTCAAGACTCTATTCTTGGTGTACTTGTCTTCTCCAGTCACAAACGGTGCTCAGGTCGTCTACGGCTTAATTATCAAGCCTTTGGGAGATAAAGTTTTGCATACCAACTCTCCAGAAGGCCCAGCAGACAATTTGATGGATAAAGTTCAAAACAAGATCGACTAAGGAAATAAATACGATTAGTCTGACCATTTCGAACTTGTTGCAACACGGTTCACTCATGTACTCTTAAGTACtactttttatttgctCATGCTACCGAAATCTccatcctcttttttttctcctttgtTGTCTTTTAACTTTTTAGTGTATGCAATTCTTGAAATACTCAACCGTAATAACATAAAATGCTGCTATACATTGTGAATATTCTGATATACGATCATATACAGTCTTGTCAGAACCACAAGTGGAATACGATCAGATATTTcacgtcgatcgactggTGCAGGCCATTATTACTTAGAAGTAGCGCTCGAGCGGAATCGGGAGATATCCAAACTCCAAATTGACATACTCGTTATCAATCAATTCATATTGATTCTGTTGAATCATGTgaaaatcttcttttcgcACCGAGCAACcgagaaataaaaatcacGTGATATACATTATTTGGTGATACACATCCCCCTGACTTTTCTTCGCTTAGAATGTTTGAATCATTCCGTAACTTTCCGGAGATATTcgcataatttttttttttttttttgtgaaggGAGAAACCGCTGCTTTATTATAAGAAATCTAGTGCAAGGCCATTACAAGAAAAGATGTGGGAAcacaaatgaaaaagaccacaataaaaaaaaaaaaaaaaaattacccAGGAAACAGCTAAATCGTCTGAGTAGAAGTGATAAAGCTTGAAGAGATGAATTAATTATAAGATGAGAAGttttgaataaataagGCAATTGTTATGCACACATATGCGTACCCCGGAGTACGCGACCGAAAGTTTTTTGTGGGGTAACCGATTTACACCCCACAaaaattccttttttcaGCCTGACAAAATTATTGGAAATAATTGTGTAATCGATTATATTTTCATACGTAAGTAAGGAAATGACTTGAAAAACATGGTCATAAATCCTAGCAAGTGGAGGAGTCAAATGCTTCACGCACATAAGGGATTAATGTccataaaaataaaacaaatttcCCTAAGCTCTAAGCATCATCACTCTAAGTTGAATTGAAATTGTAAAGGTAATAACCGGCGTAATTACATTTGGCAAGGcatagtaaaaaaaaattaaaaatatgtaAGCGGgaataaggaaaattttcGCTTTTGGTTGTCTTAGTTTTGGATGAGTCAAGTAAattgaatcaaaaaaaggaaatggCCCGGGCTAGTGACTACACATATACTTTTTAAAGTATCCGGGCTATGCTAAAAATCTCGGAGAAGTGGCCAACCCTATATTGTGTTAAAGCTACATGGCTTTTTTTGAGTTTAGGCTGTCCTgtcccttttttttatctttattttagtCTCTTGACAGCGATGATTGGTTTTGCCGCCAACATGTAATTATCAAATAGTTATAAATATCATACCTTTTCCCTTTAGCGAACTGTGTAGTTGTAGCTATCCAAAGGATTCTTACTACTGTCTTTCCCATTTCTTTGAGAGTAATATCGTATTTTACTTCGATCTTTTCACAAAGATATCAGACGTTTTTCCATTAACTACCACGTCAGTgctgcaaaaaaattttagcGATTATACTTTAATTACAAAACTTTTGGTGCGAG encodes:
- a CDS encoding uncharacterized protein (BUSCO:EOG09264USX), which produces MDFKSVQDQLQGAFNAIDGNTRNIKVLDVFEQKTHLPRSYAVVAFGIVYLVMIFMNFGGIGELLSNIAGFMYPFYSSLKALETSSKDDDTRLLTYWVVFAFLNLIEFWSGAILYWIPAYFLFKTLFLVYLSSPVTNGAQVVYGLIIKPLGDKVLHTNSPEGPADNLMDKVQNKID